In Tenebrio molitor chromosome 6, icTenMoli1.1, whole genome shotgun sequence, one genomic interval encodes:
- the LOC138133056 gene encoding myogenesis-regulating glycosidase-like translates to MTTSVDIPDDCDGESSCRLQNDNVDLMIDSIDSGFSISWQTSDTEATFQDCLDLNPEETNWFGGREMWQADWPIENDLLEKRIYISTTSNNGAVSERYWLNSKGGYVFVDDKVPLFFDQNNLTQGSMCFISSLSDRYIGRDRVLLQYNLVAKNDAKEGHLHAVNNFLGKPKDHPDEWIIRHPIWTTWAKYKQDINDDIVVDFAKDIADHGFTGQIEIDDRWEVRTKKTLVIV, encoded by the exons ATGACAACCAGTGTAGACATACCAGATGATTGCGATGGAGAGTCTAGTTGCCgtcttcaaaatgacaatgtTGACTTGATGATTGATAGTATTGACAGTGGTTTTTCAATTTCATGGCAAACTTCTGACACAGAAGCAACATTTCAGGATTGTTTAGATTTAAATCCTGAAGAAACCAACTGGTTTGGGGGTCGTGAAATGTGGCAAGCTGATTGGCCTATAGAAAACGACTTGCTCGAAAAGAGAATTTATATATCTACAACGTCCAATAATGGGGCTGTAAGTGAACGGTATTGGTTAAACTCCAAAGGAGGTTACGTATTTGTTGATGACAAGGTTCCATTATTTTTCGACCAAAATAACTTGACACAAGGAAGTATGTGTTTTATAAGTTCATTGTCGGACCGTTACATCGGACGAGATAGA gTTCTTTTGCAATACAATCTAGTTGCCAAGAATGATGCTAAAGAAGGTCATTTGCATGCAGTCAACAACTTCTTGGGCAAACCTAAAg ATCATCCTGACGAATGGATAATTCGCCATCCAATTTGGACGACTTGGGCTAAATACAAACAAGATATAAACGACGATATCGTAGTTGATTTCGCTAAAGATATTGCTGACCACGGTTTTACAGGCCAAATAGAAATTGATGATAGATGGGAAGTAAGAACTAAAAAAACATTGGTGATAGTATGA
- the LOC138133152 gene encoding myogenesis-regulating glycosidase-like, with protein MKLQTIAWFLCFLLEAYSIRLNNDNVNLELTGGENSIEISLSLDDEEKISGEIGMTTSVDIPDDCDGESSCHLQNDNVDLIIDSIDGGFSISWQSNDVEITFQDCLDLNRREMNWFGGPERSTANWPIEGDTFKNRQYVSTKTSMGAVSERYWLNSKGGYVFVNDNVPLFLDQNNLMDGGLCFIGSLASPYVGRDRVLLEYNLVAKNDVKEGHLHAVNNFLGKPKDHPDEWIIRNPIWTTCARYQHNINDSIIVDFATDIADHGFTGQIEIDDYWETCYGSLTFNDEQFSSINDTVKTLKDLGFTVTLWSHPFVNHDCEDTMNYGEENGYFVKSEDGGDETSWWDGNPAHYIDFTNEDAAQWYIDRLKLLQEKHGIDAFKFDSGETDFAPPNAVLNGDVELSPNSLTSAYMRICATFGGLIEVRAAWRTQDLPIFVRVIDKDSRWGLNNGLHSIITNLLQFNLVGYGFVLADIIGGNQDPNAELIARWTQANTFMPTMQFSNLPWEKTSDDFDIEAIVKKYVALHEEYVDEILNAMNNSITDGTPVNPPIWWLDPTNADALKVNDEYLLGEKILVAPIVDEGSTSRDIVLPSGSWKDGNDGKVYEGPQTLKDYEAPIDVLPFFIRQ; from the exons ATGAAACTACAAACCATTG CTTGGTTCTTATGCTTCCTTCTGGAAGCTTATAGCATACGATTGAATAATGATAATGTCAACCTAGAATTAACTGGTGGTGAAAATTCAATTGAAATAAGTTTGTCGTTAG ATGATGAGGAGAAAATTTCTGGAGAAATTGGGATGACAACGAGTGTAGATATACCAGATGATTGTGATGGAGAATCTAGTTGCCatcttcaaaatgacaatgtTGACTTGATAATTGATAGCATTGACGGCGGTTTTTCAATTTCATGGCAGTCTAATGATGTTGAAATAACATTCCAGGATTGTTTAGATTTAAATAGGAGAGAAATGAACTGGTTTGGAGGTCCTGAAAGGTCGACCGCTAATTGGCCTATAGAAGGGGATACGTTCAAAAACAGACAATATGTATCCACCAAGACCAGTATGGGAGCTGTAAGCGAACGGTACTGGTTAAACTCCAAAGGAGGTTATGTGTTTGTTAATGACAATGTTCCATTATTTTTGGACCAAAATAACTTGATGGACGGAGGGCTTTGTTTTATAGGCTCCTTAGCGTCACCTTACGTCGGACGAGATAGA gTTCTTTTGGAATACAATCTAGTTGCCAAGAATGATGTTAAAGAAGGTCATTTGCATGCagtcaacaattttttggGCAAACCTAAag atcaTCCTGACGAATGGATAATTCGTAATCCAATTTGGACGACTTGTGCTAGATATCAACATAACATAAATGACAGTATCATCGTTGATTTTGCTACAGATATTGCTGATCATGGTTTTACAGGACAAATAGAAATTGATGATTATTGGGAA ACGTGTTACGGTTCACTAACTTTTAACGATGAACAATTTTCGAGTATAAACGATACGGTAAAAACATTAAAAGATTTAGGTTTTACTGTTACTCTGTGGAGTCATCCTTTTGTTAACCACGACTGTGAAGATACAATGAACTATGGTGAAGAAAATg GTTACTTTGTCAAGTCAGAAGATGGTGGTGACGAAACGAGTTGGTGGGATGGCAATCCAGCACATTACATCGACTTTACTAATGAGGACGCAGCGCAATGGTATATCGATAGGCTTAAGTTATTACAAGAAAAGCATGGTATTGAtgctttcaaatttgattCAGGAGAAACTGATTTCGCTCCCCCAAATGCAGTATTAAATGGTGACGTAGAATTAAGTCCCAACTCTTTAACTTCAGCTTATATGAGAATTTGTGCTACCTTTGGTGGCTTAATTGAAGTTAGAGCTGCATGGAG AACACAAGATCTACCAATATTTGTGAGAGTAATAGATAAAGATTCAAGATGGGGGCTCAATAACGGACTCCACTCTATTATTACGAATCTTTTGCAGTTCAACTTAGTTGGCTACGGATT TGTCCTTGCTGATATAATTGGAGGAAACCAAGACCCAAATGCAGAATTAATTGCCAGGTGGACTCAAGCAAATACTTTTATGCCCACCATGCAGTTTAGTAATCTACCATGGGAAAAAACTAGCGACGAT tttgacATAGAGGCAATCGTCAAGAAATATGTTGCGTTACATGAAGAGTATgttgatgaaattttaaatgcaatGAATAATAGTATTACAGATGGAACTCCTGTAAATCCGCCCATCTGGTGGCTTGATCCGACTAATGCTGACGCTTTAAAAGTGAATGATG AGTACTTGTTGGGAGAGAAAATACTTGTCGCACCAATTGTCGACGAGGGTAGTACTAGTAGAGATATAGTTCTTCCTAGTGGTTCGTGGAAGGATGGAAACGATGGAAAGGTATATGAAGGTCCCCAAACTTTGAAAGACTATGAAGCACCAATTGATGTCCTTCCATTCTTTATTAGACAGtaa
- the LOC138133055 gene encoding myogenesis-regulating glycosidase-like has protein sequence MNYGEENGYFVKSEDGNDETNWWDGNPAHYIDFTNEDAAQWYIDRLKLVQEKHGIDGFKFDSGESDSTPANSVFKGDVELSPNSITSAYVRTCATFGGLIEVRAAWRTQDLPIFVRILDKSSRWGLNNGLQSIITNLLQFNLVGYVFVLPDMIGGNANPNAELLARWTQANTFMPTMQFSYLPWEITSDDFDGVEIIKKYVALHEEYADEILNAMSNSITDGTPVNPPIWWVDPTNADALKVDDEYLLGEKILVAPIVEEGSTSRDIVLPSGSWKDGNDGKLYEGPQILKDYSAPIDVLPFFIKQ, from the exons ATGAACTATGGTGAAGAGAATG GTTACTTTGTCAAGTCAGAAGATGGTAATGACGAAACGAATTGGTGGGATGGCAATCCAGCACATTACATCGACTTTACTAATGAGGACGCAGCGCAATGGTATATCGATAGGCTCAAGTTAGTACAAGAAAAGCATGGTATTGATGGTTTCAAATTTGATTCAGGAGAAAGTGATTCAACCCCTGCAAATTCAGTATTTAAAGGGGACGTAGAATTAAGTCCCAACTCTATAACTTCAGCTTATGTTAGAACTTGTGCTACCTTTGGTGGCTTAATTGAAGTTAGAGCAGCGTggag AACACAAGATCTACCAATATTTGTGAGAATATTGGATAAATCTTCAAGGTGGGGACTCAATAATGGACTCCAATCTATAATTACGAATCTTTTGCAGTTCAACTTAGTTGGTTACGTATT TGTCCTTCCTGATATGATTGGAGGAAATGCAAACCCAAATGCAGAATTACTTGCCAGGTGGACTCAAGCAAACACCTTTATGCCCACCATGCAGTTTAGCTATTTACCGTGGGAAATAACTAGTGACGAT tttgacGGAGTGGAAATCATCAAGAAATATGTTGCCTTACATGAAGAGTATGctgatgaaattttaaatgcaatGAGTAATAGTATTACAGATGGAACTCCCGTAAATCCGCCCATCTGGTGGGTTGATCCGACTAATGCTGATGCTTTAAAAGTGGATGATG AATACTTGTTGGGAGAGAAAATACTTGTCGCGCCAATTGTCGAAGAGGGTAGTACTAGTAGAGATATAGTTCTTCCTAGTGGTTCTTGGAAGGATGGAAACGACGGAAAATTATATGAAGGTCCTCAAATTTTGAAAGACTATTCAGCTCCAATTGATGTCcttccattttttattaaacagtaa